Below is a genomic region from Pseudomonas sp. JQ170C.
GCCGCTGGCAGCGACCTTGTCGATGCAGATGGTCAGAGGTATGCCCGCCTGGCGGATACGCGCCAGTTGCGAGGCCGCCAGGCCATAGCTGTGAACCATGCCACCGCCACTTTCCAGGCGCAGCACCACTTCATCGCGCGGGCTGGCCAGAGTGAGCAGCGCGGTAATCTCATGGCGCAGGCTTTCAGTGGCCGAGGCCTTGATATCGCCATCGAAATCCAGAACGAAAACCCGCGATTTTTCCTCGGGTTTCTTCTTGAGTTGTTTCTCCGTCTTGGCCTGCTGCTTGCGCAGCGCCTTGAGCTGGGACTTGTCCAGCAGGCTGGATTCCAGCCGCTCGCGCAAGTCCTTGTAGAACTCGTTGAGCTTGCTGACCTGCAACTGCCCGCCCCCCTTGCGCCGGCCCTTGCCGCGCAACCCGGCAATCGCCGACAGGACAATCAGAATCGCGATCACCAGGGTCGCGGTCTTGGCGAGAAAGCTTGCGTACTCTGCAAGAAACTCCACAGTAACTCCTTAACATGCCTGCGCCCCTGTGGCGCGAACCGATAGTCAAGCATACCGACGCGGCGGCCTTGCTGCCAATGTAGGAAATTTCCGGAAATGCAGTTCAAACGCTCTTTTCAAACGCTTGTATGTTTTTCCGTTGACAGCCTGTCGGCAGCGCCCTAACCTCGGCTCATTCTTCTTGCAGGCAGACGACGTGGGCAGCATCTACCTGATTCGACATGGCCAGGCTTCCTTTGGTGCAGACGACTATGACGTCCTCTCGCCCGTGGGCATCCGCCAGAGTGAAGCACTCGGCGAACACCTGGCCCAGTTGGGGTTGCGCCTCGACCGCTGCCTGGCGGGCGACCTGCGTCGCCAGCAGGACACCGCACGCCTGGCCCTGGCGGCCATGCACACGGCAGGCTGCGAGGTACCGCTGCTGGAAACCGATGCGGCGTTCAATGAGTTCGACGCCGACGATGTGATCCGCAGCCTGCTCCCGGGCCTGCTGCCCGAAGAGCCCGAGGCCTTGCATATCCTGCGCAACGGCACGCAGAACCGTCGCGAGTTCCAGCGCCTGTTCGCCCTGCTTATCCAGCGCTGGCATGGCGGTGAGCATGAAAGTGATTGCCTGGAGTCCTGGCAGGGTTTTGTCGAGCGGGTCGATGGCGGCCTTTCGCGCGTACTGCAGCAAGCGGACAGCAATGACAACATTGCCATTTTTACTTCAGGCGGCACCATTGCCGCCTTGCTTCACCGGGTAACCCGTATCACTGCCAGCCAGGCGTTCGAGCTCAACTGGCAGATCATCAACACCTCGCTCAGCCAGCTGAAGTTTCGTGGCCGCGAGGTGGCCCTGGCTTCCTTCAACAGCCAGGCCCATGTGCAGCTGTTGAAGGTGCCGGAACTCATCACCTACCGATGAACACCGGCTCGTTGTGACCTCGCCGGTCACGCCAATCACTTAATAAGGAACACACCATGAGCGATGTAGCAAAAGCCGTCGAAGCGATGAAAGCCAAGTTCAACCCAGCTGCCGCTGCCGGCCTGGACCTGATCTTCGGTTTCAACATCACCGACGAAGACAAGCACTACGCCCTGATCGTCAAGGATGGCACCTGCGAAATCCAGGAAGGCGAAAACGCCGACGCCAACTGCACCCTGGTGCTGGACAGCGAAACCCTCAAGGGTATCGTCAGCGGCGACACCGACGGCATGCAGGCCTTCATGGGCGGCAAGCTGCGCGTTGAAGGCGACATGATGCTGTCGATGAAACTCAGCGAGCTGTTCCCGGCCTGAGCCCTGCGCTGATGCCGAACAAAACCGAAGTCCTTGTGGCTTCGGTTTTTTTTCGCCCGGCGGTTCTGGCCGTGGCATCAGGAACGTTGATCGACCTGCAACACGCTGGCCTATAAGGCGCTGAAAGGCTTGTTCGGGTCCGACGCGAGAATTAGATTAGCCAATAATCTCTGGCTTCGATCATAAGGTAAAAGCATGACGCTCACTGATCAGTCCACCCAGGTCCGCCCCGGCGAAGAGCTCGATGCCGCCGTGATCGACCCGTACCTCAAGGCGCACATCGCCGGTTTGAGTGGCTCGCCCAGCATCAGCCAGTTTCCCGGTGGCGCCTCGAACCTGACCTACCTGGTGCAGTACCCCGAGCGCGAATTTGTCCTGCGCCGCCCGCCCTTCGGCCACAAGGCCAAGTCGGCCCATGACATGGGCCGCGAGTTCCGCATCCTCAACCAGCTCAACAGCGGTTTCCCCTACTGCCCCAAGGCGTATGTGCACTGCACCGATGAGTCGCTGATCGGCGGCGAGTTCTACGTGATGGACCGGGTCAAGGGCATCATCCTGCGCTCGGACCTGCCGCCTGAGCTGGGGCTCGATGCCGAACGCACCGAGGCGCTGTGCAAGAGCTTCATCGACCGCATGGTCGAACTGCACCAGGTGGACTACCACGCCTGCGGCCTGGGTGACCTGGGCAAGCCCGAAGGCTATGTGCAACGCCAGATCGAAGGCTGGGCCAGCCGCTATGAAAAGGCCCTGACCCCGGATGCACCGCGCTGGGAAAAGGTCATCGCCTGGCTGCACGAGAAGATGCCGGCCGACCACCCCAAGCCTGCCATCGTTCACAACGACTACCGCTTCGACAACGTCATCCTCGATGCCGAAAACCCCATGCGCATCATCGGCGTGCTCGACTGGGAAATGACCACCATTGGCGATCCGCTCATGGACCTGGGCAACACCTTGGCCTACTGGATCGAAGCCAGCGACCCGGCGCCGATGCAACTGATGCGCCGCCAGCCCAGCAATGCGCCGGGCATGCTCACCCGCCAGCAGTTCGTCGACTACTACGCCCAACGCGCCGGCATCCAGATCGACAACTACGACTTCTACTACACCTATGGCCTGTTCCGCCTGGCCGGCATCGTCCAGCAGATCTACTACCGGTTCTTCCATGGCCAGACCCAGGACAAGCGCTTCGCCCAGTTCATCCATATGAACAAGCTGCTGGAGCACATGAGCCTGCAGGTCATCGCCACGTCCAGCCTCTGACAATTACAACAAGGAAAAGACCATGTCCAAGACCCAACTGTTCGACCTCGACGGCAAGATCGCCTTCGTTTCCGGCGCCAGCCGCGGTATCGGCGAAGCCATTGCCCACCTGCTGGCCCAGCAAGGCGCCCATGTGATCGTCTCCAGCCGCAAGCTCGACGGCTGCCAGCAAGTGGCCGACGCGATCATCGCCGCCGGTGGCAAGGCCACGGCCGTTGCCTGCCATATTGGTGAAATGGAGCAGATCAGCCAGGTCTTCGCCGGTATCCGCGAACAGTTCGGTCGCCTGGACATCCTGGTCAACAACGCGGCGACCAATCCGCAATTCTGCAACGTGCTGGACACTGATCTGGGCGCCTTCCAGAAGACCATCGATGTGAACATCCGCGGCTACTTCTTCATGTCGGTCGAAGCCGGCAAGCTGATGCGCGAGCACGGAGGCGGCAGCATCATCAACGTGGCGTCGATCAATGGTGTGTCACCGGGGGTCTTCCAGGGGATCTACTCGGTGACCAAGGCTGCGGTGATCAACATGACCAAGGTCTTCGCCAAGGAATGCGCGCCGTTCGGCATTCGTTGCAATGCCCTGCTGCCGGGCCTGACCGACACCAAGTTCGCCTCGGCGCTGGTCAAGAACGATGCGATCCTCAACACCGCGCTGCAGCAGATTCCGCTCAAGCGCGTGGCCGATCCCAAGGAAATGGCCGGTGCCGTGCTGTACCTGGCCAGCGATGCCTCAAGCTACACCACGGGCGTGGCGCTGAACGTGGATGGCGGGTTCCTGTCCTGATAAACGCAGCGCGGGGCGAGCCCGCTCCCACCGGTTTTGCGTGTACCGGTGGGAGCGGGCTCGCCCCGCGAAGAGGCCCTGACAGACGGCCTCGATCTCCTTTACCATATCGGCCGTCAGGCGCAGCTCCTTCTGCGCCCAGCCGATTAAGCTCATGCCATGCCCTTTGAACTCAGCGTAGACCTCACCACCCTCGCCATTCTCGCCGCTGTCGCCTTTGTTGCCGGATTCATCGATGCCATTGCCGGAGGCGGTGGCCTGCTGACCACCCCCGCCCTGCTGACCGCCGGGATGCCACCGCACCTGGTGCTGGGCACCAACAAGCTCAGCTCGACCTTTGGTTCGGCGACCGCCGGATTCACCTACTACCGACGCAAACTGTTCCACCCAGCCCAGTGGCGACACGCCCTGGCCGGCACCTTTGTCGGCGCCCTGATCGGTGCCGTGGTCGCCCACTACTTGCCGGCCGAATGGCTGAACAAGATGCTGCCGGTGATCGTCTTCCTGTGTGGTGTCTACCTGCTGTTCGGTGGCACGCCCAAGGCGCCGCTGGATGCCGATGTACCGGTGAAGAAAAAATGGCAACTGCCCCAGGGCCTGACCCTGGGTTTCTATGATGGGGTAGCCGGCCCGGGCACCGGTGCGTTCTGGACCGTCAGCACCCTGCTGCTCTACCCCATTGATCTGGTCAAGGCCAGCGGTGTGGCGCGCAGCATGAACTTCGTCAGTAATGCCGCGGCACTGTCGGTGTTCATCTTTTCCGGTCAGGTCGACTGGCTGGTGGGGCTGTCGATGGGCTCGGCGCTGATGGTCGGCGCGTTCTTCGGCGCGCGTACCGCCATCAGCGGCGGCAGCAAGTTCATCCGCCCGGTGTTCATCACCGTGGTGCTGGCGCTGACCGTGCGCCTAGCGTGGCAGCACTGGTTCGGCCAGGCCTAAGCGACGCGCCACGTACAGGTCGATCAGGTACCGGGCGATCGAGCGCCCCGCCGGCAACGGCGGCAGCGCATCGACCCGGAACCACTGGGCGTCTTCGATCTCGTCCGGCTGCATGACGATCTCCCCGCCCGCGTACTCGGCATGAAAGCCCAGCATCATCGAATGCGGGAACGGCCAGCACTGGCTGCCGACGTACTGGATGTTCTGCACCTCGATCGCCACTTCCTCGCGCACTTCGCGCACCAGGCAGTCCTCGGCTGATTCGCCAGGCTCGGCAAAGCCCGCCAGGGTGCTGTAGACGCCGGTGACAAAGCGCGGTGAACGGGCCAGGAGGATTTCATCGCCACGGGTGATCAGCACGATCATGCTCGGCGAAATGCGCGGGTAGCTGCGCAGGTCGCAGGGCTCGCAGAACATCGCCCGCTCCCAGTGGATCTGCTGCATGGGCTGACCGCAGCTGCCGCAAAAGCGGTGCTCGCGCGCCCAGGTGCCGATCTGGGCGGCATAGCCAAGAATCTTGTAGGTATCGAAGTCGCCTTCAAGCATGAACTGGCGCAACCCGCGCCAGCTGCAACCGGCCACCGCCTGCGGGGCCCGGAGTTCGAGCAGGTACACCGGCTGACCATCAAAATGGCCGATGCCGTGCTCGAACAATACGTCCAGCGCTTGCCGCTTGAGCCAGTCGCGCGGGAACAGCGCGCCGTTGTCGTCAACCAGAAAGCCCTCGCGGCTACGGGCTACCGCCCAGCCGCCAGCGAGGTTTGTGTCCAGTACCGCGGTGGTCCAACGCACTGCCATGTTCCGGTTCCTTGCGCGGGCCCGCCGCTGGGGTCAGTCGGCGAACTCGGGTTTCTGTTTGCTCATGTGGGCAGCCACGGCCACCCGCAGATCCGTGGATTGCAACATGGCGGCGTTCCAGGTGGCAATGTAGTCCAGGCCATCGTCGATACGGTGATCGCGCATATAGCTGATCATTTCCTTGGTGCCGGCCACGGCAATCGGGGATTTTCCCGCAATTTCGGCAGCAATGGCAAAGACTCCGTCGAGCAAGGCGTCATGGTCATCGTAGACCCGATTCACCAGGCCGATGCGCTGGGCCTCGTCGGCCTCGACATTACGCCCGGTGTAGGCCAGCTCGCGCATGATGCCATCGCCGATGATCCGCGGCAGGCGCTGCAAGGTGCCCACGTCGGCAGCCATGCCCATGTCGATTTCCTTGATCGAGAACTGCGCGTCGCGGCTGCAGTAGCGCATGTCGCACGCCGAGATCAGGTCGATGGCGCCGCCGATGCAGTAACCGTGAATGGCCGCCAGGACCGGTTTGCGGCAGCTGTCCACCGCATTGAACGAGGCCTGCATGCGCAAAATGATCCGGCGCAGCGTGCGGGCGTTGCGGCCCACGTCCTTGCCCAGCTCGTTGGCCAGATTGGCCAGCATCATCAGGTCGATACCGGCCGAGAAGTGTTTGCCCGCGCCGCTGATCACCACGGCACGCACCGCATCGGTCTCGTCGATCCACTTGAAGATCTCGACGATTTCGCTCCAGAACGCCGCGTTCATCGCGTTGTACTTTTCCGGGCGGTTGATCTGCACATGGGCGATATGGTTGTTCAGTTCGACCTTGAATGCCTGGTAGTCGGTCACAGCGCTCTCCTTGAGGGGGCAGGATAATCGCAGGACTATATCAAGGCCTCGGGGCCGAGCGAGGCCGCACTTGCGCCAAAACCGGGACTTTTACCTTGATCTGGCGGGCTGTATCCGGCACCTTGCGCCCCT
It encodes:
- a CDS encoding histidine phosphatase family protein, with protein sequence MGSIYLIRHGQASFGADDYDVLSPVGIRQSEALGEHLAQLGLRLDRCLAGDLRRQQDTARLALAAMHTAGCEVPLLETDAAFNEFDADDVIRSLLPGLLPEEPEALHILRNGTQNRREFQRLFALLIQRWHGGEHESDCLESWQGFVERVDGGLSRVLQQADSNDNIAIFTSGGTIAALLHRVTRITASQAFELNWQIINTSLSQLKFRGREVALASFNSQAHVQLLKVPELITYR
- a CDS encoding SCP2 sterol-binding domain-containing protein, producing the protein MSDVAKAVEAMKAKFNPAAAAGLDLIFGFNITDEDKHYALIVKDGTCEIQEGENADANCTLVLDSETLKGIVSGDTDGMQAFMGGKLRVEGDMMLSMKLSELFPA
- a CDS encoding crotonase/enoyl-CoA hydratase family protein, which codes for MTDYQAFKVELNNHIAHVQINRPEKYNAMNAAFWSEIVEIFKWIDETDAVRAVVISGAGKHFSAGIDLMMLANLANELGKDVGRNARTLRRIILRMQASFNAVDSCRKPVLAAIHGYCIGGAIDLISACDMRYCSRDAQFSIKEIDMGMAADVGTLQRLPRIIGDGIMRELAYTGRNVEADEAQRIGLVNRVYDDHDALLDGVFAIAAEIAGKSPIAVAGTKEMISYMRDHRIDDGLDYIATWNAAMLQSTDLRVAVAAHMSKQKPEFAD
- the nudC gene encoding NAD(+) diphosphatase, which gives rise to MAVRWTTAVLDTNLAGGWAVARSREGFLVDDNGALFPRDWLKRQALDVLFEHGIGHFDGQPVYLLELRAPQAVAGCSWRGLRQFMLEGDFDTYKILGYAAQIGTWAREHRFCGSCGQPMQQIHWERAMFCEPCDLRSYPRISPSMIVLITRGDEILLARSPRFVTGVYSTLAGFAEPGESAEDCLVREVREEVAIEVQNIQYVGSQCWPFPHSMMLGFHAEYAGGEIVMQPDEIEDAQWFRVDALPPLPAGRSIARYLIDLYVARRLGLAEPVLPR
- the sohB gene encoding protease SohB → MEFLAEYASFLAKTATLVIAILIVLSAIAGLRGKGRRKGGGQLQVSKLNEFYKDLRERLESSLLDKSQLKALRKQQAKTEKQLKKKPEEKSRVFVLDFDGDIKASATESLRHEITALLTLASPRDEVVLRLESGGGMVHSYGLAASQLARIRQAGIPLTICIDKVAASGGYMMACIGEKIVSAPFAILGSIGVVAQLPNVNRLLKKHDVDFEVFTAGEYKRTVTVFGENTEKGREKFQEDLDVTHQLFKDFVSRYRPQLHIDEVATGEVWLGVAALNKQLVDELKTSDEYLGERAREANLYHLHYAQRKSLQERVGLAASGSIENTLLGLWSKLGRWR
- a CDS encoding SDR family oxidoreductase, whose protein sequence is MSKTQLFDLDGKIAFVSGASRGIGEAIAHLLAQQGAHVIVSSRKLDGCQQVADAIIAAGGKATAVACHIGEMEQISQVFAGIREQFGRLDILVNNAATNPQFCNVLDTDLGAFQKTIDVNIRGYFFMSVEAGKLMREHGGGSIINVASINGVSPGVFQGIYSVTKAAVINMTKVFAKECAPFGIRCNALLPGLTDTKFASALVKNDAILNTALQQIPLKRVADPKEMAGAVLYLASDASSYTTGVALNVDGGFLS
- a CDS encoding TSUP family transporter — its product is MPFELSVDLTTLAILAAVAFVAGFIDAIAGGGGLLTTPALLTAGMPPHLVLGTNKLSSTFGSATAGFTYYRRKLFHPAQWRHALAGTFVGALIGAVVAHYLPAEWLNKMLPVIVFLCGVYLLFGGTPKAPLDADVPVKKKWQLPQGLTLGFYDGVAGPGTGAFWTVSTLLLYPIDLVKASGVARSMNFVSNAAALSVFIFSGQVDWLVGLSMGSALMVGAFFGARTAISGGSKFIRPVFITVVLALTVRLAWQHWFGQA
- a CDS encoding phosphotransferase family protein, with amino-acid sequence MTLTDQSTQVRPGEELDAAVIDPYLKAHIAGLSGSPSISQFPGGASNLTYLVQYPEREFVLRRPPFGHKAKSAHDMGREFRILNQLNSGFPYCPKAYVHCTDESLIGGEFYVMDRVKGIILRSDLPPELGLDAERTEALCKSFIDRMVELHQVDYHACGLGDLGKPEGYVQRQIEGWASRYEKALTPDAPRWEKVIAWLHEKMPADHPKPAIVHNDYRFDNVILDAENPMRIIGVLDWEMTTIGDPLMDLGNTLAYWIEASDPAPMQLMRRQPSNAPGMLTRQQFVDYYAQRAGIQIDNYDFYYTYGLFRLAGIVQQIYYRFFHGQTQDKRFAQFIHMNKLLEHMSLQVIATSSL